One genomic window of Ciona intestinalis chromosome 7, KH, whole genome shotgun sequence includes the following:
- the LOC113474342 gene encoding uncharacterized protein LOC113474342 has product MEGVKSSADGGDADNQLNCYGIEFPDNCASYNGPHSVECLTTIWESKGCLAEGTKAPFKLNAAEKEALDLLNFDDIGNNYETTHTEADGGDSDKGLECYGVGLYMF; this is encoded by the exons ATGGAAGGTGTGAAATCATCAGCTGATGGTGGAGATGCAGAtaatcaattgaattgttatggcattg AATTTCCCGATAATTGTGCTTCGTATaatggaccacacagtgtggaatgtcttaccactatctgggaatcaaaaggttgCTTAgctgaaggaacaaaagctccatttaaattaaatgcagCTGAAAAAGAAGCTTTGGATTTACTTAATTTCGA TGATATTGGcaataattatgaaactacTCATACTGAggctgatggtggtgatagtgataaaggattggaatgttatggagttggtttgtatatgttttaa